GACAGAAGAttaagaagcaaaaaaaaaaaaaatttaacgaAGAAGTCACTTGAGTTGCACatacatgcattttttttattttcttttagtgtaAGCAGGAGTTCGAGACCTCTTGCTTACACTCCCTCACctgtaccacccaacccatccTTCCCCCCCAACATACATGCATTGTTAAAACTACAGATAAATGACCAATTTTGTCCTCTTATCTTTCAAGTTTTTGACCAATATGGTCGCTCAGTACTATGGCAAACTAATTTGGTCCTTTAAACTTAAAAAATTTGGTGAAAGTGATACTTAAAACGGAAATTCGGGAGTTGCTTATGAAattaaggatttttttttcgTGCAAACAATATTATATATTGAGCCGATCTAGTTGAAGTTGCAAGCTGAACTTCATACAGATTCCTATTTGGTTGACAATTCTTTTGTAAATGACTCCTTTAAAATAGCATTACACAGAAATTGATTGGAATATATGCTCTGGAGGGCTAATTTGGTTAGAACATAGCAATAGAACTACAGTGTGTAATGGATCTTAGCTGCAGCCTACAGATACGAGGAAACTGACGCAATTCTGTCCCAGAAGTGCAGTGAAGGCTTGATGAGAGGTTTTTCTGGTTCTTCTTTGTAATCTTCAGCACTTTAATTTGAGCCTGATTATTCATTGATGCAAATGCCAACCTCATCAATTCCATTGCCACTTCTTACATGGAAGGCCTGTCCTCTCCTTTTACATTCCAACATCGCTCTGCTAGCCTAGCAACTTGCGTCAACTGCTCAATATTCTCTTCAGACACCATGAAATCTTCAAGAATCTCAGTCAATCGATTTTGCTTTAtcgaagaaagaaaatgattgCTTACACTTATCTCGCCGTCCGACCTATCAAAGCATATGGGCAACTTGCCCGTCAATAGCTGAACAAGAACAACTCCAAAGCTATAAACATCACTGTTCCCTGTCAGCTGAAATGTTTGGAAAACTTCAGGGCCAAGATAGCCGCGAGTTCCTTGCACCATTGTAGATAGTTGATTTTGGTCAAGTGGACCTAGCCTTGATGCACCAAAATCAGAAGTTTTGGCTGTGTAATTTCGATCCAAGAGTATGTTCAGAGTCTTTATGTTCCTATGGATGATCGGAGGTGAGGCTGCAGAATGTAAATATGGGAGATCCTCAGCAGTTTCTGCAGCTATTCTCAATCGGATTTCCCAACAAATCTTACGTGCCATGTTTTTTTCATGCAAATGCTTGAAAACGGTACCATTGTCGATAAATTCGTAAACGAGTAACGGCACCTTTGCTTCTAAGCAAGATCTTAACCACTTTTGTATGAATTGCTCAATTTGGTTATAGTCAATTGTTTTGGACCTCTTGATGGCTACTTCTCCGTTGTCTGCTAGAGATCCTTTGTAGACTACACCGAAACCTCCTTGACCAATAATGTTGCCTTCAAGGATGTTAACATTTTTGTGTTGGAAGATTTGTCCTGTCTTTTGAGCTGTTTTTGTAGAATTAGCCCTCCATTTTCTCGAAAGAATTTTCCCTCAACAACATCATATTTTTTCTTGTCACACCCCAAATCTGATAATCATAATTAAAAACATACAACCTATAATTTAAAGCATGGCACCGGCATACCCTCCTAAGAGGGTCATTCCTCTTTAGCTTTCTCAGTCTTTGAAGTCGTCTAATCTGTTTATTCGGAAACCAATCCGTGTATGATTCGATTCCTTTCTCATTGGTCTTATTCAAAGCAATGTTTTTGAAAATCAGATCGGACCGACCGGTTCGACTGGTTGAACCATGAACCGGCCATGGCATCGGTCTAATTCTAAGATAATGTTGATTTTGTCAGAAAATCGGTCAAATTCGATTAAAACCGTGAAAACCGCTGAATCAGATCAAACCGGATTTCaactttccccttttttttttttaaagttttgtaAAATACTTCTATCAAGATTTGAATTCAAGACTTTTGTAACAAAAGACCAATGTAGTAACCATTGCACCATTGtatcttatttgttttttttttttgataacttatatatataaaacaaacatccatatttctttttttcatttttcttataaaatctCATTCTTTtatgactctttctttttaatcttcaacacacactctctctctccccccctttttttgtcactccctttttaatcaaacttctttagttttaatttattgatgttttcttccatctttttaattttgtttttgtccattaaattgaaaaaagttaaaaagaattatttttctttaacccaaattatttaatgctacaaccactcgcttttatctcattttttgtttcttatcaagtttgcatttctattttcgattctcttgacttcctttgaactccaaactttcttttttaaattgcaatctctaaatcccaaagacgtaaattaaaatttaagttcgcAATgtcaaattctcatagacgtgaatgttgtataatttcaaaatattgtgatatttttgggttagatttaagattattttgatagatataattgaaattgaaatgaaatttatttgttttaacttataaattaaaaaatttatttttgaaaatccaagttattcaaaaatagtaaacttttcatcatataaaattttaaattagtctattgcatgttttattttgtgcatatatatatttatataaattattttttaaaaaatttattgaaccgaggttgaaccaGTTCGATCGATTGAATCTCGATTCTTTCATTTCACCGATTCAATTGACGGTCCGGATTTTAAACATCGATTCGTAAGTCATAGAGCGAGCTTTTCTTTAAGGCGTAGCAGGGTTAACTCTCTTGAGAATGTCTAAGTCTTCCGCATCAAGTCctaattgtttttttttgcCCCCCGGGGCTAGATCACGCGGTCTGTGGCTGCTTCCGATACTCGCAGGTCGTGGGGTCAAACCTCACTTAACGCCTGGGTGCGGTTGGAGTGGCGTTGTACTCCaggcgcaggggattagtcgggccgccttcgagtcttgacccggacacccctgtgttgacaaaaaaaaaaaagtcctgattattttttcctttattcaGTTATTTcagtttctctctttctcttgtgcgtgtgaattagATTCTTATATCTGAGGTATGCCTTACTTCTCTCTTTTAGTTTACTGTATGCCTTTGACCTTAGCCAAGGAAAGAAAGTAAGAGCTGACATTTCAAATAGCAGCCattgaaagaaaacaaaaggaaggaaCTGTAGGGCTTAGGGCTAGGCAACAAATAGTAGGAGAAGGCTAGGTCTATGAAGAGCAAATCGACCCCACGGAGCCGTTACTAGCTCTGACGTTTGTACTGAGCTTGCATCTAATAGCTTATAGGCTTCTTTCCTTGATTTTCTACATCTGATTGAGATTATCGTTCCTTATCTGAGAAAGAAAATGGCATTTCTACTCATATTTTTTATATCAATAGTCAAGGCGTTTGCTCTTATTCAAGTTTTCGGATGAATAAGACCGAATCACGTGCATCGTAGACTAGACTTTCAATGGGGCCTGAGCGAGAGAGACCTTCCTTGGCTTTTTTGCCTTGCTACAGCTTGGCTCGATACACGCGCAGTCTCATTCCACCCTACTTAACTAAGAAAGAAGTGCTAAccaacgtgctatgtgttttgTTGCTACACACACTTTTTCCTCGTACATTTGTTGCTAGCCGAAAGATTGATTAGGATTCTGCATTCACTTGGTGCTCTAAATAAAAGGGGAGAAGTCCCCCGAGGTTGAGGAAGAAGATATTAATGAGATAGTTCTCCCTTATTCCAACGGCCAGTTAGTCGGCCTGCCTGTGGTTTACGGAGTAATGCCTCTTTCCACTTTCTAAGGAAAGTCAAGCCTGTTTGTTTACGAATCATCTGTTCATGAATCAGATGTGTGAGGGTATATTCTATATAATCTAGAAAGAGCTTCTTCTTACCCGAGTTCAGATTATGATTCCGGGTACGAGTTCAGCGTGCCAATCCGTAGCTGTCCATTCATTCAATCAAGCCAGCTTCAGTCATTTCAGGAAAGCCAGCAAGCAAGGAAGCCAAGGAGTAGCACGTTTGGGATCTGTTCCTGCCTTGCCTTCTAGCTCTCCAAGTGGAGTTGTCAATACCAAGCTGGTTTCAAGCAAAGTCAAAGGAGCCATTCTCAAGGAGGTCGCTTTCAATCCTCCACTCGCTACACATAGGTTTGTGACCGACCTCGCGATGAGTCTTTACTTATCCGTTTGAAAATGCACTATATCAAATTCATTTATATACCCACATGGGATCCTCCCTGAAACATATTGCCTTTTCCTCTCCTTATGGTTGAGAGATCTAGTCGGTCAAGCCAGTTTGGTTAGTTCTTTCTTAGATCCAGTCCGAGTGGTAGCCTGGCGAAGATGGTGGCTCCACACAAGGAACCGAGTTATTAGGCAATAATGGTCAATATAAGAGTTCCGATGATGAGCTGCCTATCTCGCTGTGAAGCTTGCGCCTCTTTTCATTCTACTTCTATTTTATGGACATGTTCTTCATATCCTCGATTCTAAGCATAGGATAGAGTTGAAGTGAACCTAGAGAAAACCCAGAGGAGTTTTCTACAAAGCCGTCTATCAAACTTATAAATACAAACTAACCATTACATATACCTTTGAATAAACTTACAAAAGTTCCAAACATGGAAAATCACTCATACAATCCTTCACACTAAACTCTCGACAAATATAAATTACTAGGATATAAAAGTCATACAGTTACAATTTTGCAAAATTCAACTCTAGAAACCTAGCCTGATCAAACTAGTTTTCAATCCATCCTACGCTTGATCCTCATCTGCAGGGGAGGAAAAATTAATCGGGGTAAGCATCAACTTGCTCAATAAGTAACCTAAACATATCGTTACCGGATCGAGCACATTAATATTACATATAACATTTAATAAAATCATTTCACATTATCCAATCATAATTAGCACATTACATGCGTCTTTACATACACAATGCATAACTATGCATAAATTTATGTTTCACCATTGTTTAATTATAATCCGTGAAATCTTGAATCTTTTCACTTTGctttcaattaaaaaatatcCAACGATCGCTATTATATTTCGTGAGAGGGCCATTAAATACCACTATTATTTTTTGTGGTAAAGCCATGTAACGATTaaaagcgtagcttcggataatTACTACGGTTACTATTCTTTCACATGACAGGACCATTTGTCCACTATTATATCCATGGAAGGGCCGTAACGATATTCAAATGTGGCAATTCTAGAGGCTTTTTCTGTCCTTTACTTGTTTAAGCACGTTCATTGATATCCAAAATATtgcataacaatcacttttaaaTACATAATGCAATTATTCATATGTACGCAATCATCAAACAATTACATATGCTCAATCTAATTTAGTATAATAAAATACATTCTCCATAACAAGTGACAAATAAGAATTGCTTtaaaaacattttaaaaatcataCAGATGTAAAAGAGCCACATCAGTATTGAAAGTCAGTAAGCCGTGTGGGTCACCATGTAAAACTTAAGGTGCAAGCCTGACTATATCAGTATTGCCTTTAGCGTCTTGCAAAACTACTATTTCCCAACCTAACTAAACAATCTCAAGCGAACAAACAAGAATACATAACAACCACAAGCGAACAAACAAGAATGCATACTAGTAATAAAGCTACGTTCCATTGACCATAATAACCAAATAACCTGAAGTGAACAAACAAGAATACATATCAGTAATAAAACTACGTTCCAATGACCATCTTATCAACGATTTTAATTATGACATCATCCGGTTCTACCCCGAGCTAACCGATTAGACCCATTGACCCCTAATCCCTAACATCTACCGAGTCATTACCCAATCTGAGTTCAAAACATAGGTTACAATACCACGCTTTTATATTGATAAGTGACTATTTTATACTatattttgatgatattttatattaattttagtCACTTTTTCAATATTATAAGAAAAAATCCATTTTTGCTAGATTTAGTTCTACAACGCTACTTAGAGTTTGAACGAGAAATATGTCCGTTTTACTCGCATATTTTTTATTGTGTTTGTAAGAGTTAGAAATTGGACTTTATTTTGGACAAGAAATAAGCTTGCATTATATTGATTGAAGTCCTAAAGTTCACAAGGATGACGAGTTTCAAAAGTGGTTGGAgtcacaagaagaagaaaacgaaaaaacttatcaaaaaaGAAAGTTGACTCGAATCCCTTTGAAAAATCAGGCCAGTTTTTGAAGGGATTATCAAAGGGATTTAAAGCAGTGAGTTAGAATGAGAAacaaaatttggcaaaaaaaaaaaaacagggaaAGAATCTAGCCAAGTTTTGGAGGGATTCTAGTCAAACTTTGCGGCTTCCACTTGTGCAACTTGTTTTCACCTCCATTATTTCACGTCTCTTGAGGGATGTTTGGCAACTTATTTGCAACTGTAAAGATGAGATTCTAGCAATAATTTTTTATGTTGTTTCTTTTATAATGATGAGTTTTAACTTGGAAGTCAAAATTGTTGACTAATTGGAGTTATGTTCACAtggaataaacaaattaaaggcTTGAAGACTTTTCTATAATTAGAGCTTGTGTCTTTCATTTTTGAGAGAGCTTAGGAAGGTAAGAAAACACCACAAAAATACGTTATTAGCTAGTTTTTTAGTACTTTAATTAGTTTAGggtagtattggatagtttatATTAGTTAAATTCATTCTCTCTTATATATAActaaatttggatgaaaattgagGAGTAAAGATGTAGAGTTTAAACTCATGTGATAAGGGTGAtatgacaggtgccgaacctgtgcaataataataataaaatcctaactaccactaaaagcagtcaataattaatcctaggtactggagcagggactttaggtgtgcaatgggttacttgattcaccctgttcccgaagagtttacttaacccgatataccagaattaattagttgacGAAAATTATtgaatagtagacagtggcaagtagggtcgtctcctcagggactgaggatatttgtctctttttaaATGCCAATTGGTAAGGGGGGATTTCACCAGAATGAAACtaaaatcaattgaataattcaacagaaataaataaataattaactagcacAAATATAGCAGGAGTTAAATCAAGAAtgaataaattctagccaaggatgcaactactcaggcacagtccacttatccgatcattgatgcaagagaggttcacttaatttattaatagactAGTTATAGTTGCCGATGAACTCTgacaaccaatttttccttaaattattgataaccaaggtacgaccattgatcacccctaaccagaaaatactcctaggtacgaccataggaactaattttccaattgcattaataactagaaaaacctagccctaatcaataacacgctacgatggttatttaaattagatcgcaCGTTCCCCTAGtgtgtaaacacaccagttgccactaatattaatcaatcaaacaattacggatttaattgactaaattggcacgagattaataaatcacattgaacattgggcccttgacatccaattaataaaataatcccatgagaATACAAGcagacaacgtgcaaatattaataaattaaggaacgcgttaaaactaattagatctcacagattttcgggactgcgccgtcgagttgacccttgactagatgaaaggtttagccacgccgcataattaaatcaccacacgaatTATTGGATCGCAAAGGCATTGCGGTTTTTTACTAGAAAGCAAGGAATAAATGGTGCTTTTCCCGTTGGGGAAttttgtcgaacacctggcgtgtgtcagaggccagtcaaaagaaggagaaactaaaactaaactaaaagacTAAAAACTAGAGGTAAACTAAAGCCGTCCCCCCCTTCCTTCTATACGTTCACTACTTataaagccaaaagaaagatgcctaaaagctatttccctgtggtccccacacatgtggacaaagcctccaaagtacttgttgttccaagtctctctacgttgctttctttgaaaagcccaaatgactaaatgccttgcactagcttgtggtccccaccaattcaagggcccaaaggttgaagcccttagaagtctgcatttttccatacaagtccctcctttttggtaattttctgcttcactcctgaaattgattccaaataccaaatatgagtaaatatcagcaattaacacaatatttgtcagggatagaaggggaaatcaataataaaattactaacaaattataccctatcaattccccccacacctgaatcatgcttgccctcaagcatgggaaAAGTATacagacaccaaaatttgataatggtcattgctctatctaccaaattgccaagatatTCAAGAGAGAACCATATATCGGGCATTAGTAATTAAAATCCAAGAAGCATCCCCCCAGTTAGCCCCTGAACCACAAATTCCTTCAATTTCTAAATTAACTactctaagaaaaaggaatggcacACAACATTTATCAGCTAATGGTCCAAATATTCACACAAGTCCCCATATTAAGTCCATAAACCGGCAAGCTCTCCTATTAtttattctctcttttttttcttttcctgtttttttatataataataatattgacacaaaaagacttagtctctagccGCCGGAGCCTTTtggacgcgaactccaacatttttagatgaaagagcccggttactcaggtCCTACCGCTatacgaccacgtactcatataaAGTACCACCTTTTGAcacgagaatcgacacttttaggtgcagattcccggttactcagtagcaactaatagcggagtacagtcaagtttATTCTCAGCCAAACAATGCAAAAATGCAAAACAACAACACTAATAACCACGCATGGGAGCAGCTTGCCTCATTATtgccaaacatggagaactggaGTCAATATTGGACCAGTTCACATTAAAATGCCAATagtcattccctatgcctagaagagttaacaaagaaatcaagagagTCAAGCAatctgatattcaccaaggaGATATCTTGGACCCAACCACATTAACCTgatacatttttattttaaaaacttggcaaaagtagCACACTTTTTGttccccccccttttttttttgtcattcaccaagaagaaagaaagaaaaagatcaaGGAAAAtagaactaaaaaaaaaaactactaaaaactaaaaacactagcacaaaaaaaaactaatgaaaACTAAAAACACTACCACCCCCTTAGACCCCCCACACCTATaggacacattgtcctcaatgtgacgAATAGACAGCAAAAGGGTGAGAGAAAGCAACCAACCTTCCCTGAAGCTGGGTCAAAGCGGTGGGCGAGGTGGAAACGGAGGAGCGAAGCCCGTATGAAGTAGAAACTGCGCCAAATTCTGTGCCATCCCGTAGTTGCTGCCATTCAGTTGTCCCATGTGGTGGAGGTGGCACAGAAGAAGATGGCCCAGTCGTGTCCTCGGCTGACCCAGGAAATGATGAGGGCCCTGCTTGGGTCGAAGGGTGCGCCCCCGGAGCTCGAGGTGGCCCTGGAGGTGTAAACTGGGAGAAACCATTGGGTAGGCGCTCAACGACTCCCATCCTTTCTAAGCAATCCATGTCCAAGCGCTCCATCTCGAATGCCAAATGTAGGTCGTGGTCGTCCAAGTCAAGAACGCCTAACTGGGTCGCCAAGTGGGTGATGTAGGACCCAAAGATCAAAGGTTTATTGGTGCGGGCAGGAGTGGAAGGCGGCGGACGGGCTGGAAATAGACGGCGGCGATGTGGGCTGGTGGAGAGAGCGAGAGGCGGCGGCTCACCACGATGAAGAAACTTACCTCAATCACGTAGAAGGAAGTTTGGTGATGGTAAAAATGTCAAAAGCACTATGAAACAACCTCCAATTGacctccaattgaagaaattagagtttaagaaccctaaccttCAATCCCTCAAAAACCTGATTTTAGgtgtttttcttggattttaatcAGTTAAAAAGGGTGTATGAAGCTCAAAAGGTGTTGGGGTGAATTGATTTCTAGCAAGattatggagtaaaaatgaagatttgtgagttgcgtagaagaaaagaagaaaaacgcgcctggaaaattaagaagagaggaagaaatGAAGCTGAAATCGCGTTTCTGAAGCCTTTATTGGGACACAGAAAACGCGATTGAAAATGCGCCTTCAACTCGCGTTTTCTAAGTCGCGTTTCCTTCACAAATCTTGCAGGAATGAAAACGCGCCTTAAACTCGCGTTTTCTAAGTCGTGTTTCATTCCCAAATCTTGCAGGAATGAAAACAAGTCGCGTTTCATTCCCAAATCTTGCAGGAATGAAAACGCAactgaaaacgcgccttcaactcgCATTTTCTAAGTCACGTTTCCTTCACAAATCTTGCAGGAATGAAAACACGACTGTGTAGGTAAACGTGACTTTGAGTCGCGTTTATGatgtcgttttttttttttttttggaattcatGTTTTGGGTCGTCAAACGCCGCGTGGGCATGCCAAGATTACAAAACATCCACTGACCTCAGGAGACAAAAACatcgcgtgggcacgccaagattgggGTTGCACTTCCTAGTCACAATGAAGAAAAGTATTAATATTTCTACTGCCCAAAAAGGAAACGACAACATAAAAGAATTGAAcaactagaaataataaaactaatattcgggttgcctcccaaacgagcgcctttctttagtgtctttggctagacatagcCCATAATTTgcttaaaacaagcaaatcGGGTCCTCCAAATGCATTGTCTCCACCCGTTCAACTGGAACCCCATCATATATGGTTTGAGACGATGACCATTAACCATAAATTTCTTCTCCGTCCTTAGACTCTGGATTTCCACTGCACCATAATCAAAGACATTAGTCACAACAAACGggccaatccaacgagaacgtaaTTTACCTGGAAATAACTTCAATTTGGAGTGATACAACAGAACTTTTTGCCCACAAACGAATGTCTTCCTAGAGATCTGTTGGTcatgaaaaatcttatttttctccttataaattacCGCATTCTCATAGGATTCATTGCGAATCTCCTCCAACTCCTGTAACTGTAACTTCCTTTGAATTCCGCCCTCTTCAATATCCATATTGCATTGCTTAACTGCCCAAAATGCTTTATGCTCGAACTCGACAGGGAGGTGGCATGGCTTCCCAAATACCAAACGGTGAGGGGACGTGCCGATTGGCGTCTTGTACGCCGTTCTATATGCCCACAAGGTATCTTCAAGTCTCACGCTCCAATCCTTCCTATCAGGTCGAACTATTTTCTCCAAAATTGACTTGATCTCCCGGTTCGATGCTTCCGCCTGACCGTTTGTCTGAGGATGGTAGGAAGTGGAGACCTTATGCAAGACACCATACCTCCTGAAAAGCGCAGCAATCGTCTTGTTGCAGAAATGGGTACCCCGATCACTTACAATTGCTCGCGGCATCCCAAAGCGAACAAAGATATTAGACTTGATGAATTCTGCAACTACTTTGGAATCATTAGTACGGGTGGCTTTTGCTTCCACCCATTTTGAGACATAATCCACGGCAagcaatatatacaaaaaaccAAAATATGAAGGAAAAGGGCCCATAAAGTCAATACCCCAAACGTCAAAAATCTCGACAAAAATCATTGGGGTTTGGGTCATTTGATCTATACGAGAAATATTACTTACTCgttgacacttatcacatgacttacaaaatAAGTAGGCATCCTTAAAGAGGGTCGGCCAATAAAATTCACTCTCTAGAATCTTACGAGCAGTCCTCTTTGGTCTAAAGTGACCTCCACATGCAAAAGAGTGACAATAAGCTAAAATGGATTGGAATTCATTTTCACTTACACATCTACGAATGATTTGGTCAGCACCACGTTTCCAGAGGTAAGGGTCATCCCAAATGTAAGACTTTGCGTCACTCCTCAATTTGTCCCTTTTTGCCTTAGGGTATCCTGCAGGAA
The genomic region above belongs to Coffea arabica cultivar ET-39 chromosome 7c, Coffea Arabica ET-39 HiFi, whole genome shotgun sequence and contains:
- the LOC140010682 gene encoding putative wall-associated receptor kinase-like 16 codes for the protein MARKICWEIRLRIAAETAEDLPYLHSAASPPIIHRNIKTLNILLDRNYTAKTSDFGASRLGPLDQNQLSTMVQGTRGYLGPEVFQTFQLTGNSDVYSFGVVLVQLLTGKLPICFDRSDGEISVSNHFLSSIKQNRLTEILEDFMVSEENIEQLTQVARLAERCWNVKGEDRPSM